Proteins encoded within one genomic window of Paenarthrobacter sp. JL.01a:
- a CDS encoding DUF1624 domain-containing protein, whose amino-acid sequence MTSQETAPPRRAPGSGSTTARLTGVDAARGAALLGMMATHLMPTFGPSPHWEPTMVGLLFSGRSAALFAVLAGMGLALSTGKLEPRSGAELWSARSGVAMRALVIAAVGLTLGGLDVNVAVILVHYAVLFLCILPFLGLQLKSLCFWAAGWIVGSPVLAYLVRPMLLDAEPPLQLGHNPGWEDLETPGRLLADLFFTGYYPVCQWISYLLVGLVIGRLALTTAKVQLMLLTYGIVAASVAKVLGTLAMEAWGGRAALSVLPGTRGYPLESMLQVNLTGLQQLDSWWWLATASPHAGTTLDLVHTCGVAAAVVGFFLLLGRVADRVRVNFLLVLSGPGAMTLSLYSAHVWVVSSFTNQPLPAGWTNEGMYWAQALCAISIGVCFAVLRRRGPLEWLAHLASRLGSYRPATVG is encoded by the coding sequence ATGACTTCGCAAGAGACGGCGCCTCCGCGCAGGGCACCAGGTAGCGGTTCGACGACTGCCCGGCTGACCGGCGTTGACGCAGCCCGCGGAGCGGCCCTGCTTGGCATGATGGCCACTCACCTGATGCCGACGTTCGGCCCCTCTCCCCACTGGGAGCCAACGATGGTAGGCCTGCTGTTCTCAGGCCGCTCGGCAGCACTGTTTGCAGTACTGGCCGGAATGGGCTTGGCCCTCTCCACAGGCAAGCTGGAGCCACGCAGCGGAGCGGAGCTGTGGTCCGCCCGGAGCGGCGTGGCCATGCGCGCTTTGGTGATTGCCGCCGTCGGGCTGACGCTCGGCGGCCTGGACGTCAACGTCGCGGTGATCCTTGTGCACTACGCGGTGTTGTTCCTGTGCATCCTGCCGTTCCTCGGCTTGCAGCTGAAATCCTTGTGTTTCTGGGCCGCGGGATGGATCGTCGGCTCACCGGTCCTTGCCTACCTGGTCCGCCCCATGCTGCTTGACGCGGAGCCTCCACTGCAATTGGGGCACAATCCCGGCTGGGAGGACCTGGAAACGCCCGGCCGCCTCCTCGCGGACCTGTTCTTCACTGGCTACTACCCCGTGTGCCAGTGGATCTCCTACCTTCTGGTCGGCCTGGTGATCGGGCGGCTGGCCCTGACGACGGCGAAAGTGCAACTCATGTTGCTGACGTACGGAATTGTCGCAGCGAGTGTCGCAAAAGTGCTGGGAACCCTGGCCATGGAAGCGTGGGGTGGCCGCGCCGCCCTGTCCGTGTTGCCCGGAACCAGGGGTTACCCCCTGGAAAGCATGCTCCAGGTCAATCTCACAGGGCTGCAGCAATTGGATTCGTGGTGGTGGCTGGCCACAGCATCACCCCACGCGGGTACCACCCTGGACTTGGTGCACACCTGTGGCGTGGCTGCCGCTGTTGTGGGCTTCTTCCTGCTTCTGGGAAGGGTGGCCGACCGTGTCAGGGTCAACTTCCTGTTGGTGCTCAGCGGCCCGGGCGCGATGACCCTGAGCCTGTATTCGGCACATGTATGGGTGGTTTCCAGCTTTACCAACCAACCACTGCCGGCCGGGTGGACCAACGAGGGCATGTACTGGGCCCAAGCGCTATGCGCCATCAGCATCGGGGTTTGCTTTGCGGTGCTCCGGCGGCGCGGGCCGCTCGAATGGTTGGCCCACCTCGCCTCGAGGCTGGGCAGCTACCGTCCCGCCACGGTGGGCTGA
- the dapA gene encoding 4-hydroxy-tetrahydrodipicolinate synthase, with protein MSDVRTPIPALGTLLTAMVTPFTEDGKVDYDQAAALAEKLVQDGCDGLVVTGTTGETSTLTDDENLGMFRAVKEAVGGKAAIIAGTGTNDTAHSVHLSQRAAELGVDGLLIVTPYYNKPSQAGVRAHFETIASSTDLPVMLYDIPGRSSIAIAPETMIELAKHQNIVAVKDAKADFAAATRVMAETDLLFYSGDDGLTLQWMALGAVGLVGVTTHVATRRFRELIDAVNNNDLATARSINFELEPVVRGTMTRVQGAVAAKQILKWQGVLPNSVVRLPLVEPDAAEIAIIRGDLAEAGMDFSVQDGSAGK; from the coding sequence ATGTCTGACGTTCGTACGCCCATTCCTGCCCTTGGTACCCTGCTGACCGCCATGGTCACCCCGTTCACCGAGGACGGCAAGGTTGATTACGACCAAGCCGCTGCACTGGCGGAAAAGCTTGTCCAGGACGGCTGCGACGGACTTGTAGTCACGGGCACCACCGGCGAAACGTCCACGCTGACGGACGATGAAAACCTGGGCATGTTCCGAGCGGTCAAGGAAGCGGTGGGTGGCAAGGCCGCCATCATCGCCGGTACCGGCACCAATGACACCGCCCACTCGGTCCACCTTTCCCAGCGCGCTGCGGAGCTCGGTGTCGATGGTCTCCTGATCGTCACCCCTTATTACAACAAGCCGAGCCAGGCCGGCGTGCGCGCGCACTTCGAAACCATCGCCTCGTCCACCGATTTGCCCGTCATGCTCTATGACATCCCGGGGCGTTCCTCCATCGCCATCGCGCCGGAGACCATGATCGAACTGGCCAAGCACCAGAACATCGTGGCCGTCAAGGACGCGAAGGCTGATTTCGCAGCCGCGACGCGGGTCATGGCCGAGACCGACCTCCTCTTCTACTCCGGTGATGACGGACTGACCCTGCAGTGGATGGCGCTTGGCGCCGTCGGCCTTGTTGGCGTCACCACCCACGTGGCCACGCGTCGCTTCCGTGAGCTGATCGACGCCGTCAACAACAACGACCTCGCCACGGCGCGGTCCATCAACTTTGAATTGGAACCCGTGGTCCGTGGAACCATGACCCGGGTCCAGGGCGCAGTAGCCGCCAAGCAGATTCTCAAGTGGCAGGGAGTCCTGCCCAACTCGGTTGTCCGTTTGCCCCTCGTGGAGCCGGACGCGGCCGAGATCGCAATCATCCGCGGGGACTTGGCGGAAGCTGGAATGGACTTCAGCGTCCAGGATGGTTCCGCCGGAAAGTAG
- a CDS encoding ribonuclease J produces MTQTALPGLVTPPKLPKGTLRIVPLGGLGEIGRNMAVFEINGKLLIVDCGVLFPEETQPGVDLILPDFSYIENRLDDVVGVVLTHGHEDHIGAVPYLLRLKADIPLIGSQLTLALVEAKLQEHRIKPYTLTVTEGQVEQFGPFECEFVAVNHSIPDALAVFIRTEGGTVLHTGDFKMDQLPLDGRITDLRHFARLGEEGVDLFMADSTNADVPGFTTAEKEIGPTLDRLFAQAKKRIIVASFSSHVHRVQQVLDAAAKHGRQVAFVGRSMVRNMAIAAKLGYLEVPDNILVDIKNIDNMPDDRVVLMSTGSQGEPMAALSRMANGDHRVIVGKGDTVILASSLIPGNENAVFRIINGLLKLGADVIHKGTAKVHVSGHAAAGELLYCYNILEPLNAMPVHGETRHLIANGNIALESGVPSEGIILSDNGTVIDLKDHVANIVGQVEVGFVYVDGSSVGEITDADLKDRRVLGDEGFISVITVINRATGKIVSGPEIHARGVAEDDSVFDEIIPKINAALEEAVLNHTDHTNHQLQQVVRRVIGTWVNRKLRRRPMIIPVVLEA; encoded by the coding sequence ATGACCCAAACCGCCCTTCCCGGACTGGTTACGCCGCCGAAACTGCCCAAAGGCACGCTGCGGATCGTTCCGCTCGGTGGACTGGGAGAGATCGGCCGCAACATGGCGGTCTTCGAGATCAACGGCAAGTTGCTCATTGTGGACTGCGGGGTGCTGTTCCCCGAGGAAACGCAGCCTGGCGTCGATTTGATCCTGCCCGATTTCTCGTACATCGAGAACCGGCTGGACGACGTCGTGGGCGTGGTCCTCACCCACGGCCACGAGGACCACATCGGCGCAGTTCCCTATCTGCTGCGCCTCAAGGCTGATATTCCGCTGATCGGTTCACAGCTCACCCTCGCCCTGGTGGAAGCGAAGCTCCAGGAACACCGCATCAAGCCCTACACCCTCACCGTCACCGAGGGGCAGGTGGAGCAGTTCGGTCCCTTCGAGTGCGAGTTCGTTGCCGTCAACCACTCCATCCCGGATGCCTTGGCAGTGTTCATCCGCACTGAGGGCGGTACTGTCCTGCACACCGGTGACTTCAAGATGGACCAGTTGCCGTTGGACGGCCGCATTACGGACCTCCGCCACTTCGCCCGCCTGGGTGAAGAAGGCGTGGACCTCTTCATGGCCGACTCCACCAACGCCGATGTCCCCGGGTTTACCACCGCAGAGAAGGAAATCGGCCCCACGCTGGACCGATTGTTCGCGCAGGCGAAGAAGCGCATCATCGTTGCTTCCTTCTCTTCCCACGTTCACCGTGTCCAGCAGGTACTCGACGCTGCGGCCAAGCACGGCCGCCAGGTGGCCTTCGTCGGCCGCTCCATGGTCCGGAACATGGCCATCGCGGCCAAGCTGGGTTACCTGGAAGTGCCGGACAACATCCTGGTGGACATCAAGAACATCGACAACATGCCCGATGACCGCGTGGTCCTCATGTCCACCGGCTCCCAGGGTGAGCCGATGGCGGCTCTGTCGCGGATGGCCAACGGCGACCACAGGGTCATCGTTGGCAAGGGCGACACCGTGATCCTGGCCTCCAGCCTGATCCCGGGCAACGAGAATGCCGTGTTCCGCATCATCAACGGCCTGCTCAAACTCGGCGCCGACGTCATCCACAAGGGCACCGCCAAAGTGCACGTTTCCGGGCACGCTGCAGCCGGCGAATTGCTCTATTGCTACAACATCCTTGAACCGCTGAACGCCATGCCAGTCCACGGCGAAACACGGCATCTGATCGCCAACGGCAACATCGCACTGGAATCGGGCGTGCCCTCCGAAGGCATCATCCTCAGCGACAACGGCACGGTGATCGACCTCAAGGACCACGTGGCCAACATTGTGGGCCAGGTGGAAGTCGGATTCGTGTACGTGGATGGTTCCAGCGTTGGCGAAATCACCGACGCCGACCTGAAGGACCGCCGCGTCCTGGGGGACGAAGGCTTCATCTCCGTCATCACGGTCATCAACCGGGCCACCGGGAAAATCGTGTCCGGTCCGGAGATCCATGCCCGTGGCGTGGCTGAAGATGACTCCGTTTTCGACGAGATCATCCCCAAGATCAATGCTGCCCTCGAAGAAGCTGTGCTCAATCACACAGACCACACCAACCACCAGCTTCAGCAAGTGGTGCGCAGGGTCATTGGTACCTGGGTGAACCGCAAGCTCCGCCGCCGTCCGATGATCATTCCGGTGGTCCTCGAGGCGTAG
- a CDS encoding FtsK/SpoIIIE family DNA translocase: protein MATRTTSTPRGSSSSKSGGNGRGGAASKSSAAASKSGRGSTARTKQAAAVEPQAPLPLRVLSGAWQGIGHVVGAGVRRIGHDVSDLDPADRRDGAALFNLVLGIAIATFAWWGLTGWLPDIVYSVVNGTFGWMSLILPFMLFVCAFRLFRKPQDGRGNNRVGIGFMIMTLAGSGLAQVIGGQPTVADGFDGLRRAGGMLGFLAAAPLAAIHVAVPVIIYSLLAFVSLLIVTATPFGAIPARIRGAYEHLMGVDLMEETGKDQHDRSYLYGNDASTPKKKKRMRIFGKDEEPDAGLEGYVGDEAFEHAIVDDDETPAASAPRVPPGVRRPTQAEIAVEKIKAAQGLAGANPGIDNPTEAIPVLTPEMTAPVAAQVPARPATPPPPPTPIPQRTEQLSLAGDVTYTLPASDYLTPGSIPKERTEANDAVVAALTDTLTQFNVDAQVTGFSRGPTVTRYEIELSPGTKVERVTALSKNISYAVASSDVRILSPIPGKSAIGIEIPNTDRETVSLGDVLRSQNARRTDHPMVMGVGKDVEGGYVVANLAKMPHLLVAGATGAGKSSFVNSMITSILMRATPDEVRMVMVDPKRVELTAYEGVPHLITPIITNPKKAAEALQWVVREMDARYDDLANYGYKHIDDFNKAVRAGKVTPPVDSKRVIKPYPYLLVIVDELADLMMVAPRDVEDSIVRITQLARAAGIHLVLATQRPSVDVVTGLIKANVPSRMAFATSSVTDSRVVLDQPGAEKLIGQGDALFLPMGASKAMRVQGAWVSESEIHKVVEHVKGQLQAVYRDDVAAEAPKKQIDDDIGDDLEVLLQATELVVTTQFGSTSMLQRKLRVGFAKAGRLMDLLESRGVVGPSEGSKARDVLVKPDDLAAVLAAMKGQESPAAPDAHTAALSDNANSNIAVGGYAEDLVQADLDNRSQAIDYFDGADTSDDDDEGGEDAWSLTGR, encoded by the coding sequence ATGGCGACCCGTACTACCTCCACGCCACGAGGCAGCTCCAGCAGTAAATCCGGCGGCAACGGCCGGGGCGGAGCCGCATCCAAATCCAGCGCCGCGGCGAGCAAAAGCGGCAGGGGCAGCACTGCCCGCACCAAGCAAGCGGCCGCCGTCGAGCCCCAGGCTCCGCTGCCGCTTCGCGTGCTGTCAGGTGCCTGGCAGGGGATAGGGCATGTGGTGGGCGCCGGCGTCCGGCGCATTGGACACGACGTCAGCGATCTCGACCCCGCGGACCGCCGGGACGGCGCGGCCCTGTTCAATCTGGTGCTGGGCATCGCCATCGCCACCTTCGCCTGGTGGGGCCTCACCGGATGGCTCCCCGACATCGTCTACAGCGTGGTCAACGGCACCTTTGGCTGGATGTCGTTGATCCTGCCCTTCATGCTTTTTGTCTGCGCTTTCCGCTTGTTCCGGAAGCCGCAGGACGGCCGTGGCAACAATCGTGTGGGCATCGGCTTCATGATCATGACCCTGGCCGGTTCCGGACTGGCCCAGGTTATTGGCGGGCAACCCACCGTCGCCGACGGTTTTGACGGACTCCGCCGGGCAGGCGGCATGCTGGGCTTCCTCGCAGCGGCCCCCCTCGCAGCCATCCATGTGGCTGTTCCGGTCATCATTTACAGCCTCCTGGCCTTTGTTTCCCTGCTGATTGTCACTGCGACCCCGTTCGGTGCGATTCCTGCCCGGATCCGGGGCGCCTACGAACACCTCATGGGCGTGGACCTCATGGAGGAGACCGGAAAAGACCAGCACGACCGCAGCTACCTTTATGGCAACGACGCTTCCACGCCGAAAAAGAAGAAGCGCATGCGCATCTTCGGCAAGGACGAAGAACCCGACGCCGGCCTGGAGGGTTACGTCGGTGACGAGGCGTTCGAGCACGCCATTGTCGACGACGACGAAACTCCGGCTGCGTCGGCACCGCGCGTTCCGCCCGGCGTGCGGCGCCCGACGCAAGCCGAAATCGCGGTGGAGAAGATCAAGGCCGCCCAAGGCCTGGCCGGAGCAAACCCCGGCATCGACAACCCCACCGAGGCCATCCCCGTCCTGACGCCGGAGATGACCGCGCCTGTGGCGGCCCAGGTCCCGGCACGCCCGGCCACCCCGCCGCCGCCACCCACGCCGATTCCGCAGCGCACCGAGCAATTGTCACTGGCCGGCGATGTCACCTACACCCTCCCGGCCTCGGACTACCTGACGCCGGGCTCCATTCCGAAGGAGCGCACGGAAGCCAATGACGCCGTCGTCGCCGCGCTGACCGACACCCTCACGCAGTTCAACGTCGACGCGCAAGTCACCGGCTTCAGCCGTGGTCCCACCGTGACCCGGTACGAGATCGAGCTTTCGCCCGGCACCAAGGTCGAACGCGTCACGGCGTTGTCGAAGAACATTTCCTACGCCGTGGCGTCCAGCGATGTCCGCATCCTCAGCCCCATCCCGGGTAAGTCCGCGATCGGTATCGAGATCCCCAACACCGACCGTGAGACTGTCTCCCTCGGCGACGTCCTCCGGAGCCAGAACGCTCGCCGCACGGACCACCCCATGGTCATGGGCGTGGGCAAGGACGTCGAGGGTGGCTACGTCGTGGCCAACCTTGCCAAGATGCCCCACCTCCTGGTTGCAGGTGCTACCGGTGCAGGTAAGTCGAGCTTTGTGAACTCGATGATCACCTCCATCCTCATGCGGGCCACTCCGGATGAAGTGCGCATGGTCATGGTGGACCCCAAACGTGTGGAACTGACGGCCTATGAGGGCGTTCCACACCTCATCACGCCCATCATCACCAACCCGAAGAAGGCCGCTGAGGCGCTGCAGTGGGTGGTCCGGGAGATGGACGCCCGCTACGACGACCTCGCCAACTACGGCTACAAACACATCGATGACTTCAACAAGGCCGTCCGGGCCGGGAAAGTAACGCCTCCGGTGGACTCGAAGCGGGTCATCAAGCCCTACCCGTACCTGCTGGTGATCGTGGACGAACTTGCCGACCTCATGATGGTGGCACCGCGCGATGTTGAAGATTCGATTGTCCGCATCACCCAGTTGGCCCGTGCCGCTGGTATCCACCTGGTCCTGGCTACCCAGCGACCGTCCGTGGACGTCGTCACCGGCCTCATCAAGGCGAACGTGCCCTCCCGCATGGCTTTCGCCACGTCGTCGGTCACGGACTCGCGGGTTGTCCTGGACCAGCCGGGCGCCGAGAAGCTCATCGGCCAGGGTGACGCATTGTTCCTGCCGATGGGTGCTTCCAAGGCCATGCGTGTCCAGGGCGCCTGGGTTTCGGAATCGGAAATCCACAAGGTCGTGGAGCACGTCAAGGGCCAGTTGCAGGCTGTCTACCGTGATGACGTCGCGGCCGAAGCCCCCAAGAAGCAGATCGACGACGACATCGGAGACGATCTCGAAGTCCTCCTGCAGGCCACCGAGCTTGTGGTGACCACCCAGTTCGGCTCGACCTCGATGCTGCAACGCAAGCTGCGTGTTGGCTTCGCGAAAGCCGGCCGCCTCATGGACCTGTTGGAGTCCCGCGGCGTGGTGGGTCCGTCGGAGGGCTCCAAAGCACGTGACGTCCTGGTCAAGCCCGATGACCTTGCCGCCGTTCTCGCTGCGATGAAGGGCCAGGAGTCACCCGCTGCTCCTGACGCGCACACCGCGGCCTTGAGCGATAACGCGAACTCGAACATCGCCGTCGGCGGTTACGCAGAGGACCTGGTGCAGGCCGACCTGGACAACAGGTCGCAAGCCATTGACTACTTCGACGGTGCGGACACCTCCGATGATGACGACGAGGGCGGCGAGGACGCCTGGTCGCTCACGGGCCGCTAG
- the pgsA gene encoding CDP-diacylglycerol--glycerol-3-phosphate 3-phosphatidyltransferase translates to MTTAEGDNATSGSSDVWNLPNILTMLRIVLVPFFVWFLLADNGEYGIWRWAAVLAFAVAIYTDKLDGDIARARGLITNFGKIADPIADKLLIGSALVLLSILGELPWWATILILVREWGITALRFVVIRYGVMPASRGGKLKTVVQTVAIFLYVLPLKAIAPWLGDVAFWVMMVALAITLWTGVEYVIQAMRLRAAGRRR, encoded by the coding sequence GTGACTACAGCCGAGGGCGACAACGCTACTTCCGGCAGTTCCGATGTCTGGAACCTGCCCAACATCCTGACGATGCTGCGCATCGTCCTGGTGCCCTTCTTTGTCTGGTTCCTGCTGGCCGATAACGGCGAGTACGGGATCTGGCGGTGGGCCGCTGTGCTGGCCTTCGCGGTGGCGATCTATACGGACAAGCTCGACGGCGACATCGCCCGGGCGCGCGGCCTTATCACGAACTTCGGCAAGATCGCCGATCCGATAGCGGACAAGCTGCTCATCGGCTCTGCGCTGGTACTGCTGTCCATCCTGGGGGAGCTGCCATGGTGGGCCACCATCCTTATCCTGGTTCGCGAATGGGGCATCACGGCACTGCGTTTCGTGGTGATCCGCTACGGCGTCATGCCTGCATCGCGGGGCGGCAAGCTCAAGACCGTGGTTCAAACCGTCGCAATCTTCCTGTACGTGCTTCCCCTCAAGGCCATTGCTCCCTGGCTCGGTGACGTTGCGTTTTGGGTCATGATGGTGGCCCTGGCCATCACGCTCTGGACCGGCGTCGAATATGTCATCCAGGCCATGAGGCTGCGTGCTGCCGGGCGTCGCCGGTGA
- a CDS encoding CinA family protein, whose translation MATTAVGIAVRNGMTVATAESLTAGLVAATLANTPGASGMLQGGVIAYQNSVKAGVLGVPESLLAEVGSVDGGVAEAMADGARRACAADIGISTTGVAGPDPHDGKAVGTVFVGVASSQGAESFEYSFAGDRQSIREQACEAALARLLAALGEVGYRS comes from the coding sequence ATGGCGACGACGGCCGTAGGGATCGCTGTCCGCAACGGAATGACAGTTGCCACGGCCGAGTCGTTGACCGCCGGGCTCGTTGCGGCAACGCTCGCCAACACTCCCGGTGCCTCCGGCATGTTGCAAGGCGGCGTCATCGCCTACCAGAACTCCGTCAAGGCGGGGGTTCTGGGCGTTCCGGAAAGTCTTCTCGCGGAGGTTGGTTCAGTTGACGGTGGCGTCGCCGAGGCGATGGCCGACGGCGCGCGCCGGGCTTGCGCTGCCGACATCGGAATATCGACCACTGGTGTCGCCGGACCCGACCCGCACGACGGCAAGGCAGTAGGCACCGTCTTCGTAGGCGTCGCCTCGTCACAGGGTGCGGAGTCCTTCGAGTACAGCTTCGCCGGCGACCGGCAGTCCATCCGCGAACAGGCCTGCGAGGCCGCCTTGGCGCGTCTGCTTGCCGCGCTGGGTGAGGTTGGTTACCGTTCGTAA
- a CDS encoding helix-turn-helix domain-containing protein encodes MVKQPVSVNGVVRWKDVGLADQAQSEQKERKMVVLRHEIGDVLRDVRQRQGRTLREVSHSARVSLGYLSEVERGQKEASSELLSSICTALDVPLSHMLREVSDRVAVAEGVAVPDTVPQEFSQRYGRDLDLTDDFPQGMLSGAR; translated from the coding sequence ATGGTAAAGCAGCCCGTATCCGTAAACGGCGTTGTCCGCTGGAAGGATGTGGGCTTGGCTGATCAGGCACAGAGCGAACAGAAGGAGCGCAAAATGGTTGTACTACGCCACGAGATCGGTGATGTACTGCGCGATGTCCGCCAGCGTCAGGGCCGTACCCTCCGCGAGGTTTCGCACAGCGCCCGCGTCTCACTTGGCTACTTGAGTGAAGTGGAACGTGGCCAGAAGGAGGCTTCTTCCGAGCTCCTGTCTTCAATCTGCACAGCCTTGGACGTTCCGTTGTCCCACATGCTTCGCGAAGTCAGCGACCGAGTGGCGGTCGCAGAAGGTGTTGCCGTTCCGGACACCGTCCCCCAGGAATTCTCGCAGCGCTACGGCCGCGATCTGGACCTCACGGACGACTTCCCCCAGGGAATGCTCTCCGGAGCCCGGTAG
- a CDS encoding MarR family winged helix-turn-helix transcriptional regulator produces the protein MSNPLQSTPGSAVPGDDVDDALQQVEHQLSLLWRRARSISHQLSRQVHPDMEPAAYGLLTVIRREGPIRLTDLATCIGVGKPSVSRQIAFLESIGLVYKEADPQDGRAQSIRLTDKGEEKMHLVQDARRQVFRERLGEWPLEDVQTLADYMGRLNAIYGDGALKDLGPKEAGVDASDTAAND, from the coding sequence ATGAGCAATCCTCTCCAGAGCACGCCAGGTTCTGCCGTGCCAGGCGACGACGTCGACGACGCCCTCCAGCAGGTGGAACACCAGCTGAGCCTGCTCTGGCGCCGCGCCCGTTCGATCTCCCATCAGTTGTCCCGCCAGGTTCATCCGGACATGGAACCGGCTGCCTACGGCCTGCTGACGGTCATCCGCAGGGAAGGTCCGATCCGGCTGACGGATCTGGCCACCTGCATCGGCGTGGGCAAGCCCTCCGTGAGCCGCCAGATAGCCTTCCTGGAAAGCATCGGCCTGGTCTACAAAGAAGCGGATCCCCAGGATGGCCGCGCGCAGTCCATCCGCCTGACGGACAAGGGCGAGGAAAAGATGCACCTTGTCCAGGATGCCCGCCGGCAGGTCTTCAGGGAGCGGCTCGGCGAATGGCCCTTGGAGGATGTCCAGACCTTGGCCGATTACATGGGACGCCTCAACGCCATCTACGGTGACGGCGCCCTGAAGGACCTCGGCCCCAAGGAAGCCGGAGTCGACGCCTCCGACACAGCAGCCAACGACTGA
- a CDS encoding DUF3046 domain-containing protein encodes MRASDFWRLMDDEFGAGYSRVLAGSLVLAGVGGRTAVEALAAGYHPREVWLAVCEVQDVPPERRLGRDIKPASN; translated from the coding sequence GTGAGGGCAAGTGACTTTTGGCGACTGATGGACGACGAATTCGGTGCCGGCTACTCCCGTGTCCTGGCCGGTTCGTTGGTTCTGGCCGGCGTTGGGGGCCGCACGGCCGTCGAGGCTCTGGCCGCCGGTTACCATCCCCGCGAGGTATGGCTGGCCGTGTGCGAGGTACAGGACGTGCCTCCCGAGCGCAGGTTGGGAAGGGATATCAAGCCTGCGTCGAACTGA
- the recA gene encoding recombinase RecA, whose amino-acid sequence MAATPDREKALEAALAQIDKQFGKGSIMRLGDDTRAPIEVIPTGSIALDVALGIGGLPRGRVVEIYGPESSGKTTVALHAVANAQRAGGIAAFIDAEHALDPDYAAKLGVDTDALLVSQPDTGEQALEIMDMLVGSGSLDIIVIDSVAALVPRAEIEGEMGDSHVGLQARLMSQALRKITGRLSQTKTTAIFINQLREKIGVFFGSPETTTGGKALKFYASVRIDVRRIQTLKEGADSVGNRTKAKIVKNKMAPPFKIAEFDIIYGQGISREGGIIDMGVEHGIIKKSGSWFTYDGDQLGQGMENSRRFLRDNPELAQELERLIKEKLGVGVKPEEDSPKLKAVDG is encoded by the coding sequence ATGGCGGCAACCCCGGATCGTGAGAAGGCGCTCGAAGCAGCGCTTGCCCAGATCGACAAGCAGTTCGGCAAAGGCTCCATCATGCGCCTGGGTGATGACACCCGAGCGCCCATCGAAGTCATTCCCACCGGTTCCATTGCGCTGGACGTGGCCCTTGGCATTGGCGGCCTGCCCCGTGGCCGCGTCGTGGAAATCTACGGCCCGGAATCCTCGGGTAAGACCACCGTTGCGCTGCACGCCGTTGCCAACGCACAGCGCGCCGGCGGCATTGCGGCGTTCATTGACGCCGAGCACGCGCTTGACCCGGACTACGCCGCCAAGCTCGGCGTAGACACCGACGCCCTCCTTGTCTCACAGCCGGATACCGGTGAGCAGGCATTGGAAATCATGGACATGCTGGTGGGTTCCGGTTCGCTGGACATCATCGTCATCGACTCCGTGGCCGCCCTTGTTCCCCGGGCCGAAATCGAAGGCGAGATGGGCGACTCCCACGTTGGCCTCCAGGCCCGCCTCATGAGCCAGGCATTGCGTAAGATCACCGGTCGTCTGAGCCAGACCAAGACCACCGCGATCTTCATCAACCAGCTGCGCGAGAAGATCGGCGTCTTCTTCGGATCGCCGGAGACCACCACCGGTGGTAAGGCTTTGAAGTTCTACGCATCAGTCCGCATCGACGTCCGCCGCATCCAGACCCTTAAAGAGGGCGCGGATTCCGTTGGTAACCGCACCAAGGCCAAGATCGTCAAAAACAAGATGGCTCCGCCCTTCAAGATCGCCGAGTTCGACATCATTTACGGTCAGGGCATCTCCCGCGAGGGCGGCATCATCGACATGGGCGTTGAGCACGGCATCATCAAGAAGTCGGGTTCATGGTTCACCTATGACGGCGATCAGCTTGGCCAAGGCATGGAAAACTCGCGGCGATTCCTGCGGGACAACCCCGAGCTTGCCCAGGAGCTGGAGCGCCTGATCAAGGAGAAGCTCGGCGTCGGCGTCAAGCCGGAGGAAGACTCCCCGAAGCTGAAGGCCGTTGACGGCTAG
- a CDS encoding regulatory protein RecX, whose product MAPRSRLQLSRKLAERNVPEDVAEAVLDRFEEVQLIDDAEFARMWVRSRSQSKKLAKSALRRELSDKGIDLESAEDALSQLSDQDEESAARDLVERKLRPGMNLSDRAERDKYTRRLASMLARKGYAPSLAFRIVGEVLAEAGTLE is encoded by the coding sequence ATGGCGCCACGGAGCCGGCTGCAGCTCTCCCGCAAACTGGCCGAGCGCAACGTTCCCGAAGATGTCGCAGAGGCAGTGCTGGACCGCTTCGAAGAAGTTCAGCTCATTGATGACGCTGAGTTCGCCAGAATGTGGGTTCGAAGCCGTTCGCAGAGCAAGAAGCTTGCCAAGAGTGCGCTTCGGCGCGAACTGTCGGACAAGGGCATCGACCTCGAGTCGGCAGAAGATGCGCTCTCGCAGCTTAGTGACCAGGACGAAGAATCGGCAGCCCGCGACCTCGTGGAACGCAAGCTTCGCCCGGGCATGAACCTCTCGGATCGGGCTGAGCGGGACAAGTACACGCGCAGGCTGGCTTCCATGTTGGCGCGCAAGGGCTACGCCCCCTCTTTGGCGTTCAGGATCGTCGGTGAGGTGCTTGCAGAAGCCGGTACCCTTGAGTAG